The Perca fluviatilis chromosome 2, GENO_Pfluv_1.0, whole genome shotgun sequence genome includes a region encoding these proteins:
- the LOC120549655 gene encoding extracellular calcium-sensing receptor, which yields MVFALEEINHSTTLLPGVKLGYYIFDSSGRPPWGLQAALSLVGGESASCDHPVPLIIGGASSQEAKILSRILGPLSVPVISYLASCPCLSNRLQFPNFFRTIPSDIYQARAIAQLAIRFNWTWIGAVVENTDYGHVALKVFQEETQGAGVCLAFVEILQGENIVSDARRAAVTIQTSTAKVILIFSWYTDVTELFLQLSKINVTDRQFLASEAWSTSGDLLQNVVTSKVAKGVLGVAIRSSAVSGFENYIRGLHPIYQPDDEFLRELWEAEFGCSPQLSTPAKTLQRASLSPCRGTESLEGVQNQFTDVSQLRVTYNVYLAVYAAAHALHSLLSCPDTDSSHGNNRPTCSSPKHIKSIELLQHLNNVNFTTPQGEKFYFQEGDIPAKYDLVNWQNTPEGSLRLVLIGRVDGFDLHLNQSAVMWSTGSNQVPTSVCSESCPPGTRKASRKGEPLCCYDCIPCADGEISNQTGSLHCERCPLEFWSNAKRTACIPRQLDFLSFNETLGITLSTAAVSGTVVTTAVFVVFLCYRQTPMVRANNSELSFLLLLSLKLCFLCSLVFIGRPSVWACWFQQAAFGISFVLCVSCLQVKTIVVLAAFRSARPGAEGLIKWFGPGQQRGSVFILTCIQIIICVTWLSLSPPVPQRDLGFQGSKVTLGCAMSSVVGFSLVLGYIGLLACTCLLLAFLARKLPDNFNEAKLITFSMLIFCAVWVAFVPAYVSSPGKYAVAVEVFAILASSYGLLLCIFAPKCFIILLRPEKNSKKHLMAR from the exons ATGGTGTTTGCACTGGAGGAAATCAATCACAGTACAACCTTGCTGCCAGGTGTGAAGCTGGGCTACTATATTTTTGATAGCAGTGGCCGACCGCCATGGGGTCTCCAGGCAGCACTGTCACTGGTTGGAGGAGAAAGCGCGAGCT GTGATCACCCTGTTCCCTTGATCATCGGTGGTGCTTCATCCCAAGAAGCCAAGATACTCTCCAGAATCTTGGGCCCACTCTCTGTACCTGTA ATTAGCTACCTGGCAAGCTGTCCCTGTCTAAGTAACAGGCTTCAATTTCCTAACTTCTTCAGGACCATACCCAGTGATATTTACCAAGCTCGGGCCATTGCTCAGCTTGCCATACGCTTTAATTGGACCTGGATTGGGGCAGTGGTGGAAAACACCGATTATGGCCATGTTGCATTAAAG GTATTTCAGGAGGAGACTCAGGGGGCAGGAGTGTGTCTGGCATTTGTAGAGATTCTCCAAGGGGAAAACATTGTGAGTGATGCCAGACGAGCAGCCGTCACAATTCAGACCTCGACCGCAAAAGTGATTCTGATCTTTTCCTGGTACACAGATGTGACGGAACTGTTCCTGCAACTCTCCAAGATAAAT GTGACTGACAGACAGTTTCTGGCCAGTGAGGCTTGGAGCACCAGTGGTGATCTTCTCCAAAATGTTGTCACAAGTAAAGTGGCAAAAGGTGTTCTTGGTGTTGCCATTAGAAGTTCAGCTGTTTCTGGATTTGAAAATTATATCAGAGGTTTGCACCCAATTTATCAACCTGATGATGAGTTCTTAAGAGAATTGTGGGAAGCTGAATTTGGATGCAGTC CTCAACTTTCAACTCCTGCGAAAACTCTTCAGAGAGCTTCACTATCACCCTGCAGAGGCACAGAGTCCCTAGAGGGAGTACAGAATCAGTTCACCGACGTCTCTCAGCTAAGAGTGACATATAATGTCTACCTTGCTGTTTATGCCGCAGCCCACGCCCTTCACAGCCTTCTGTCCTGCCCCGACACAGACAGCTCACACGGAAACAACAGACCCACCTGCTCTTCTCCAAAACATATCAAATCCATAGAG CTGTTGCAGCACTTGAACAATGTGAACTTCACAACGCCACAGGGTGAAAAGTTTTATTTCCAAGAGGGCGACATTCCAGCAAAGTATGACCTTGTCAACTGGCAGAACACCCCTGAGGGGTCACTCAGACTTGTTTTGATTGGTCGTGTGGACGGGTTTGACCTCCACCTCAACCAGTCAGCTGTTATGTGGAGCACCGGATCCAATCAG GTGCCTACTTCAGTGTGCAGTGAGAGCTGCCCCCCAGGCACACGAAAGGCCAGCAGGAAAGGTGAACCTCTCTGCTGCTATGACTGTATTCCATGTGCAGATGGGGAGATTAGCAATCAAACTG GTTCCCTTCACTGTGAGCGTTGTCCATTAGAGTTTTGGTCCAATGCTAAACGAACTGCCTGCATCCCTCGCCAGCTGGACTTCCTTTCCTTTAATGAAACTTTGGGCATTACTCTGTCTACAGCAGCTGTGTCTGGTACTGTGGTGACAACAGCTGTATTTGTGGTGTTTCTCTGCTACCGTCAAACACCTATG GTTCGAGCCAACAATTCAGAACTGAGCTTCCTGCTTCTCCTGTCGCTGAAGCTCTGCTTTCTGTGCTCACTGGTGTTCATTGGTCGTCCATCAGTCTGGGCTTGTTGGTTCCAGCAGGCAGCTTTTGGGATCAGCTTTGTACTTTGTGTTTCCTGCCTCCAAGTCAAAACCATAGTAGTTCTGGCAGCTTTCCGCTCAGCTCGGCCTGGTGCTGAAGGCTTGATTAAGTGGTTTGGTCCAGGCCAACAGAGAGGAAGTGTTTTCATTCTTACTTGTATCCAG ATTATCATCTGTGTCACATGGCTGTCCCTCAGCCCCCCCGTGCCTCAACGTGATCTGGGTTTtcaggggtcaaaggtcaccctGGGGTGCGCCATGTCCTCTGTGGTGGGCTTCTCTCTGGTTCTAGGTTACATTGGTTTGTTGGCCTGCACCTGCCTTCTCTTGGCCTTTCTTGCTCGGAAACTCCCTGACAACTTCAATGAGGCCAAACTGATCACCTTCAGCATGCTGATATTCTGTGCTGTCTGGGTGGCCTTTGTCCCTGCTTATGTTAGCTCTCCTGGGAAATATGCTGTTGCTGTGGAGGTTTTTGCAATCCTGGCCTCTAGCTATGGTTTACTGCTCTGCATTTTTGCCCCGAAATGTTTCATCATTCTCTTGAGGCCTGAGAAAAACAGCAAGAAACACCTGATGGCCAGATAA
- the LOC120551709 gene encoding uncharacterized protein LOC120551709, translating into MSQFPWLLARWPSSAFSLLLLSVVGRQMGLEVVQAIVCSRLDPEVLQNVYAMAFAVEEINRNNTLLPGVKLGYRIFDSCVRYPWALQAALSLIAGDEHSCGQPVPLLIGDAASTTTIFLSRILGPLSVPFISYLSSCPCLSDKIKFPNIFRTIPSDIFQAQAMAQLAIRFCWTWMGAVVVNNDYGLLAIQAFQEGTHGKGVCLEFIETLRKETIESDARRVALTIQASTARVILIFCWYTEVKKVFLELAKINVTDRQFLASEAWSTNNDLLRNLAISKVASGVLGVAIRSSTIPGFENYLRRLHPIRNPEDDFLHEFWENEFGCSPGASFQKASLSPCSGTESLEGLHNPITDTSQLRVTYNVYLAVYAAAHALHSLLSCPDTDSSHGNNRPTCSSPKNIKSIELLQHLNNLHFTTPKGEMFYFQGGDAPAKYDLVNWQNTPEGSLKLVLIGRVDGFDLHLNQSAIQWSTGSNQVPTSVCSESCPPGTRVANRKGEPLCCFDCIPCADGEISNQHGSLHCERCPLEFWSNAKRTACIPRQLDFLSFNETLGITLSTAAVSGTVVTTAVFLVFLYYRQTPMVRANNSELSFLLLLSLKLCFLCSLVFIGRPSVWACRFQQAAFGISFVLCVSCLLVKTIVVLAAFRSARPGAEALMKWFGPGQQRGSVCLFTSIQVIICATWLSLSPPVPQRDLGFQGSKVTLECAMASVVGFSLVLGYIGLLACTCLLLAFLARKLPDNFNEAKLITFSMLIFCAVWVAFIPAYVSSPGKYTVAVEVFAILASSYGLLLCIFAPKCFIILLRPKKNTKKHLMARLFTLWPSSAPSLLLVGLVGRQLGLRVGLQVVQTVSCSRWGTPSNQGLFQDGDVVIGGLFNVHSKPPAIDNDFTQLPHFKPCTGLENLPLQYIYAMVFALEEINHSTTLLPGVKLGYYIRDSCGIPLWAMQGALSLVGGDSASCDQPVPLIIGGSSSEEAKILSRSLGPLSVPLVSYTASCPCLSDRHQYPNFFRTMPSDIYQAWAIAQLAIRFNWTWIGAVVVNNDYGHVAIKLFQEETQEAGVCLAFVETLQRENIVSDARRAALTIQASTAKVILIFNWYTDVRELFLQLSKINVTDKQFVASEAWSTSGDLLQDPVTSVVARGVLGVAIRSRAIPGFENYIRSLNPSRHLDNTFLREFWEKMFSCSPGATQFSTYASSLLSQSDRLLQKASQPPCSGTESLEGVQNHFTDTSQLRVTYNVYLAVYAAAHALHSLLCPVRNSSPGNNSPTCSSLKHIKPIELLQHLNNVNFTTPQGEMFYFQDDNTPAKYDLLNWQNTPEGSLKLVVIGRVDGFDLHLNESAIQWSTGSNQVPTSVCSESCPPGTREASRKGEPLCCFDCIPCADGEISNQTGSLHCERCPLEFWSNAKRTACIPRQLDFLSFNETLGIALTTAAVSGTVVTTAVFVVFLYYRQTPMVRANNSELSFLLLLSLKLCFLCSLVFIGRPSVWACRFQQAAFGISFVLCVSCLQVKTIVVLAAFRSARPGAETLMKWFGPGQQRGSVCLFSCLQVFICLIWLSLSPPMPQADLDIPGLKVTLKCAMSSVVGFSLVLGYIGLLACTSLLLAFLARKLPDNFNEAKLITFSMLIFCAVWIAFVPAYVSSPGKYAVAVEIFAILASSYGLLFCIFAPKCFIILLRPDKNTRKHLMAR; encoded by the exons ATGTCTCAGTTCCCCTGGCTCCTCGCTCGGTGGCCCTCCTCAGCTTTCTCCCTGCTGCTTCTCAGTGTAGTGGGCAGACAGATGGGACTGGAGGTGGTTCAGGCGATAGTGTGCTCCCG ATTAGATCCAGAGGTATTACAAAATGTGTATGCCATGGCATTTGCGGTGGAGGAAATCAATCGTAACAACACCCTGCTACCAGGAGTGAAGCTGGGCTACCGCATATTTGATAGCTGTGTCCGATACCCCTGGGCTCTGCAAGCTGCATTGTCGCTGATTGCAGGAGACGAACACAGCT GCGGTCAACCTGTTCCTTTGCTCATTGGTGATGCCGCATCAACAACGACCATATTTCTGTCCAGGATCCTAGGGCCTCTCTCTGTGCCATTT ATCAGCTACTTGTCAAGCTGCCCCTGTCTAAGTGACAAGATTAAGTTTCCTAACATCTTCAGAACAATCCCCAGTGATATTTTCCAAGCCCAGGCCATGGCACAGCTGGCCATACGCTTCTGCTGGACTTGGATGGGAGCGGTGGTTGTCAACAATGATTATGGTCTTTTGGCAATACAG GCATTTCAGGAAGGGACTCATGGGAAAGGGGTGTGTTTGGAATTCATAGAGACACTCCGCAAAGAAACTATTGAGAGTGATGCCAGACGTGTAGCCCTCACAATTCAAGCTTCGACTGCGAGGGTGATTCTGATCTTTTGCTGGTATACAGAAGTAAAGAAAGTATTCCTGGAACTGGCCAAGATAAAT GTGACGGACAGACAGTTTCTGGCAAGTGAGGCTTggagcaccaataatgatcttCTCCGAAATCTTGCCATCTCTAAAGTGGCAAGTGGTGTTCTCGGTGTGGCCATTCGAAGTTCAACCATACCCGGATTTGAAAATTATCTCAGACGTTTGCACCCAATTCGTAATCCTGAAGATGACTTCTTACATGAattctgggaaaatgagtttggaTGCAGTCCTGGA GCGTCCTTTCAGAAAGCTTCTCTATCACCCTGCAGTGGCACAGAGTCCCTGGAGGGACTGCATAATCCCATCACTGATACCTCTCAGTTAAGGGTGACATATAATGTCTACCTTGCTGTTTATGCTGCAGCCCACGCCCTTCACAGCCTTCTCTCCTGCCCCGACACAGACAGCTCACACGGAAACAACAGACCCACCTGCTCTTCtccaaaaaacataaaatccatAGAG CTGTTGCAGCACTTGAACAACCTGCATTTCACAACGCCAAAGGGGGAAATGTTTTACTTTCAAGGTGGTGACGCTCCAGCAAAGTATGACCTTGTCAACTGGCAGAACACCCCTGAGGGGTCACTCAAACTTGTTTTGATTGGGCGTGTGGACGGGTTTGACCTCCACCTCAACCAGTCAGCTATTCAGTGGAGCACCGGATCCAATCAG GTGCCTACTTCAGTGTGCAGTGAGAGCTGCCCCCCAGGCACCCGAGTCGCCAACAGGAAAGGAGAACCTCTCTGCTGCTTTGACTGTATCCCATGTGCTGATGGGGAGATTAGCAATCAACATG GTTCCCTTCACTGTGAGCGTTGTCCATTAGAGTTTTGGTCCAATGCTAAACGAACTGCCTGCATCCCTCGCCAGCTGGACTTCCTTTCCTTTAATGAAACTTTGGGCATTACTCTGTCTACAGCAGCTGTGTCTGGTACTGTGGTGACAACAGCTGTATTTTTGGTTTTTCTTTACTACCGTCAAACACCTATG GTACGAGCCAACAATTCAGAACTGAGCTTCCTGCTTCTCCTGTCCCTGAAGCTCTGCTTCCTGTGCTCACTGGTGTTCATTGGTCGTCCATCAGTCTGGGCTTGTCGGTTCCAGCAGGCAGCTTTTGGGATCAGCTTTGTACTTTGTGTTTCCTGTCTCCTGGTCAAAACCATAGTAGTTCTGGCAGCTTTCCGCTCAGCTCGGCCTGGTGCTGAAGCCTTGATGAAGTGGTTTGGTCCAGGCCAACAGAGAGGAAGTGTTTGCCTCTTTACATCTATACAG GTTATCATTTGTGCCACATGGCTGTCCCTCAGCCCCCCTGTGCCTCAACGTGATCTGGGTTTtcaggggtcaaaggtcaccctGGAGTGCGCTATGGCCTCTGTGGTGGGCTTCTCTCTGGTTCTAGGTTACATTGGTTTGTTGGCCTGCACCTGCCTTCTCTTGGCCTTTCTTGCTCGGAAACTCCCTGACAACTTCAATGAGGCCAAACTGATCACCTTCAGCATGCTGATATTCTGTGCTGTCTGGGTGGCCTTTATCCCTGCTTATGTTAGCTCTCCTGGGAAATACACTGTTGCTGTGGAGGTTTTTGCAATCCTGGCCTCTAGCTATGGTTTATTGCTCTGCATTTTTGCCCCGAAATGTTTCATCATTCTCTTGAGGCCTAAGAAAAACACTAAGAAACATCTGATGGCCAG GCTCTTCACTCTGTGGCCCTCCTCAGCCCCATCCCTGCTCCTTGTGGGGCTTGTGGGCAGACAGCTGGGGCTCAGGGTGGGGTTACAGGTGGTTCAGACAGTGTCTTGTTCTCGTTGGGGTACACCCAGCAACCAGGGTCTGTTTCAGGATGGAGATGTAGTTATTGGTGGGCTCTTTAATGTTCATTCCAAGCCCCCAGCTATAGACAATGACTTCACTCAGCTGCCTCACTTCAAGCCTTGCACTGG TTTGGAAAATCTTCCATTACAGTATATTTATGCTATGGTGTTTGCGCTGGAGGAAATCAATCACAGTACAACCTTGCTGCCAGGGGTGAAGCTGGGCTACTATATTCGTGATAGCTGTGGCATACCCCTGTGGGCTATGCAGGGGGCACTGTCACTTGTTGGAGGAGACAGCGCCAGCT GTGATCAGCCTGTTCCTTTGATCATTGGTGGTTCCTCATCCGAAGAAGCCAAGATACTCTCCAGATCCCTGGGGCCACTCTCTGTACCTTTAGTAAG CTACACAGCAAGCTGTCCCTGTCTGAGTGACCGGCACCAGTATCCTAACTTCTTCAGGACCATGCCCAGTGATATTTACCAAGCCTGGGCCATTGCCCAGCTTGCCATACGATTCAATTGGACCTGGATTGGGGCTGTGGTAGTAAACAACGATTATGGCCATGTGGCAATAAAG TTATTTCaggaggagactcaggaggCAGGGGTATGTCTGGCATTTGTAGAGACTCTCCAAAGGGAAAACATTGTGAGTGATGCCAGACGAGCAGCCCTCACAATTCAGGCGTCGACTGCAAAAGTGATTCTGATCTTTAACTGGTACACAGATGTGAGGGAACTGTTCCTGCAACTCTCCAAGATAAAT GTGACTGACAAACAGTTTGTGGCCAGTGAGGCGTGGAGCACAAGTGGTGATCTTCTCCAAGATCCTGTCACTTCTGTAGTGGCAAGGGGTGTGCTTGGTGTGGCCATTCGAAGTAGAGCTATACCTGGATTTGAAAATTATATCAGAAGTTTGAACCCATCTCGTCATCTCGACAATACGTTCTTAAGAGAATTCTGGGAAAAGATGTTTAGTTGTAGTCCTGGGGCCACACAATTCTCCACATATGCCTCTTCACTACTGTCTCAGTCAGACAGGTTGCTTCAAAAAGCTTCTCAACCACCCTGCAGTGGCACAGAGTCCCTGGAGGGAGTGCAGAATCACTTCACTGATACCTCTCAGCTCAGGGTGACATATAATGTCTACCTTGCTGTTTATGCTGCAGCCCACGCCCTTCACAGCCTTCTCTGCCCCGTCAGAAACAGCTCACCTGGAAACAACAGCCCAACCTGCTCTTCTCTAAAACACATCAAACCCATAGAG CTGTTGCAGCACTTAAACAACGTGAACTTCACAACGCCACAGggtgaaatgttttatttccaAGACGACAACACTCCAGCAAAGTACGACCTTCTCAACTGGCAGAACACCCCTGAGGGGTCACTCAAacttgttgtgattggtcgtgtGGACGGGTTTGACCTCCACCTAAACGAGTCAGCTATTCAGTGGAGCACTGGATCCAATCAG GTGCCTACTTCAGTGTGCAGTGAGAGCTGCCCCCCAGGCACCCGAGAGGCCAGCAGGAAAGGTGAACCTCTCTGCTGCTTTGACTGTATCCCATGTGCTGATGGGGAGATTAGCAATCAAACTG GTTCCCTTCACTGTGAGCGTTGTCCATTAGAGTTTTGGTCCAATGCTAAACGAACTGCCTGCATCCCTCGCCAGCTGGACTTCCTTTCCTTTAATGAAACTTTGGGCATTGCCCTGACTACAGCAGCTGTGTCTGGTACTGTGGTGACAACAGCTGTATTTGTAGTTTTTCTTTACTATCGTCAAACACCTATG GTACGAGCCAACAATTCAGAACTGAGCTTCCTGCTTCTCCTGTCCCTGAAGCTCTGCTTCCTGTGCTCACTGGTGTTCATTGGTCGTCCATCAGTCTGGGCTTGTCGGTTCCAGCAGGCAGCTTTTGGGATCAGCTTTGTACTTTGTGTTTCCTGCCTCCAAGTGAAGACCATAGTAGTTTTGGCAGCTTTCCGCTCAGCTCGGCCTGGTGCTGAAACCTTGATGAAGTGGTTTGGTCCAGGCCAACAGAGAGGAAGTGTTTGCCTCTTTTCCTGTTTACAG gTTTTCATTTGTCTTATTTGGCTATCGCTCAGCCCCCCTATGCCTCAAGCTGACTTGGATATCCCAGGGTTAAAGGTCACCCTCAAGTGTGCCATGTCCTCTGTGGTGGGCTTCTCTCTGGTTCTGGGTTACATTGGCCTGCTGGCCTGCACCAGTCTCCTTTTGGCCTTTCTTGCTCGGAAACTCCCTGACAACTTCAATGAGGCCAAACTGATCACCTTCAGCATGCTGATATTCTGTGCTGTTTGGATAGCTTTTGTTCCTGCTTATGTTAGCTCTCCTGGAAAATATGCTGTTGCTGTGGAGATTTTTGCAATTCTCGCCTCTAGCTATGGTTTACTTTTCTGTATCTTTGCTCCAAAGTGTTTCATCATTCTTTTGAGGCCAGATAAAAATACTAGGAAACACCTGATGGCCAGGTAG